Proteins encoded in a region of the Raphanus sativus cultivar WK10039 chromosome 8, ASM80110v3, whole genome shotgun sequence genome:
- the LOC108822791 gene encoding protein BRASSINAZOLE-RESISTANT 2 yields the protein MTSDGATSTSAAAAMAATRRKPSWRERENNRRRERRRRAVAAKIYTGLRAQGNYNLPKHCDNNEVLKALCSEAGWIVEEDGTTYRKGHKPSPPLPGDVAGSSSRATPYSSSYNQSPFESPILSYQVSPSSSSFPSPSRGGDNISTIFPFLRNGGMIPSSLPPLRISNSAPVTPPVSSPTSKHHPKPLLPAWESFTKQSMSIAAKQSISSSFNYPFYAVSAPASPTHHRQFNAPPATIPECDESDASTVDSGHWISFQKFSQQQPFLGVSAVVPASPTFNLVRPPVPQQLSPNAAATREIGQSSEFKFENRQVKPWEGERIHDVAMEDLELTLGNAKGH from the exons atgacgtCTGACGGCGCGACGTCGACGTCAGCAGCAGCAGCGATGGCGGCGACGAGGAGGAAACCGTCgtggagagagagggagaacaACCGGAggagggagaggaggaggagagccGTAGCGGCGAAGATCTACACCGGTCTGAGAGCTCAAGGCAACTACAATCTTCCCAAGCACTGCGACAACAATGAAGTTCTCAAGGCGCTTTGCTCCGAAGCTGGTTGGATCGTTGAAGAAGACGGCACCACTTATCGCAAG gGACACAAGCCTTCTCCTCCTCTACCTGGTGACGTGGCTGGGTCATCCTCACGAGCCACACCTTACTCCTCTTCCTATAACCAAAGCCCATTCGAAAGTCCCATCCTTTCTTACCAAGTCAGTCCATCGTCTTCCTCCTTCCCTAGCCCTTCTCGTGGTGGCGACAACATCTCCACCATCTTCCCTTTCCTCAGGAACGGTGGGATGATCCCTTCCTCTCTTCCTCCGCTCAGAATCTCAAACAGCGCACCCGTCACTCCACCCGTCTCATCTCCAACATCTAAACACCACCCAAAGCCGTTATTACCCGCTTGGGAGTCTTTCACCAAACAGTCAATGTCCATTGCTGCTAAACAGTCGATTTCGTCGTCTTTCAACTACCCGTTCTACGCGGTCTCTGCGCCGGCGAGTCCCACTCATCATCGCCAGTTCAATGCTCCCCCGGCTACTATACCTGAGTGCGACGAGTCTGACGCTTCCACTGTTGATTCTGGTCACTGGATAAGCTTTCAGAAGTTCTCACAGCAACAGCCGTTCCTCGGCGTCTCTGCAGTAGTGCCGGCCTCTCCTACTTTCAATCTTGTGAGACCGCCTGTGCCTCAGCAGTTATCTCCAAACGCTGCAGCGACACGAGAGATTGGTCAAAGCTCGGAGTTTAAATTTGAGAACAGGCAAGTGAAGCCATGGGAAGGGGAGAGGATCCATGATGTCGCTATGGAGGATCTTGAGCTCACTCTTGGAAACGCTAAAGGTCATTag